The following proteins come from a genomic window of Nicotiana tomentosiformis chromosome 12, ASM39032v3, whole genome shotgun sequence:
- the LOC104091188 gene encoding E3 ubiquitin-protein ligase SPL2 — translation MSVHDQAAAAAVKLAMAADGALVGLALAYIAVRSIFMFKAKSSALHKINDAPSLRVSDLRSLISLSSESNVNSDQSDDDGKLVIIRGTVEAKSAVEGNWKSLRANILSAHESAEKGVILQRTQTCIYNEWRGFFGWTGDLRSIFPRYWKEQDSSSLRMVPFVVVEAGRWPQPEYVNVNMDGSRHPLPLVTVYHHLQPVNATPLTFLQALFGHPYPVGVLDEEKILPLGKDITAVGICSSKDGIFEIKSCKDLPYFLSDMTKDQMLVDLAYKTKVLLWSGVVLGSFAVGVLGYAAVRNWNRWKERRHQRQVQQQNASASNEADSQVSADEETGDVPDGQLCVICLMRRRRSAFVPCGHLVCCQRCALSVERDLAPKCPVCRQSIHSSVMIYDS, via the exons ATGTCAGTACACGACCAAGCGGCGGCGGCGGCCGTGAAACTAGCTATGGCGGCGGACGGGGCACTTGTCGGCCTAGCCCTAGCGTACATTGCCGTACGGAGTATTTTCATGTTCAAAGCCAAGTCTTCCGCCCTTCACAAAATCAACGACGCGCCGTCCCTCCGTGTCTCTGATCTCCGTTCCTTAATTTCGTTGTCTTCTGAAAGTAATGTCAATTCTGATCAATCCGATGATGACGGTAAGCTTGTGATCATTCGCGGTACAGTGGAGGCGAAATCTGCTGTTGAGGGTAACTGGAAGAGCTTAAGGGCTAATATTCTCTCCGCTCATGAGTCTGCTGAAAAAGGCGTTATCTTGCAACGCACTCAAACC TGTATCTACAATGAATGGAGAGGCTTCTTTGGGTGGACTGGTGATCTACGTTCAATATTTCCAAGATACTGGAAGGAACAAGATTCTTCCTCTTTGAGAATG GTTccttttgttgttgttgaagCTGGGAGGTGGCCACAACCTGAATATGTTAATGTGAACATGGATGGCTCAAGGCATCCCCTACCTCTTGTGACAGTTTATCATCACTTACAGCCTGTAAATGCTACTCCGCTCACTTTCCTCCAGGCGCTCTTTGGTCATCCCTATCCT GTTGGGGTACTGGATGAAGAAAAAATTTTGCCACTTGGAAAAGATATAACAGCTGTTGGTATTTGCAGCTCAAAAGATGGGATTTTTGAGATCAAATCATGCAAGGACCTACCCTATTTCTT GTCTGACATGACCAAGGATCAAATGCTGGTAGATCTTGCCTATAAAACAAAAGTTTTGCTGTGGAGTGGAGTTGTGCTTGGTTCATTTGCAGTTGGTGTCCTTGGCTATGCTGCTGTGAG GAACTGGAATAGATGGAAGGAACGGAGACACCAGAGGCAGGTCCAGCAACAAAATGCTTCTGCTAGCAATGAAGCTGATTCGCAGGTTAGTGCTGATGAGGAAACTGGAGATGTTCCCGATGGGCAGTTGTGTGTGATTTGCCTAATGAGAAGGAGGCGGTCAGCATTCGTTCCGTGTGGACATCTGGTTTGTTGCCAGCGATGTGCCTTGTCAGTTGAACGCGATTTAGCACCCAAGTGTCCTGTATGTAGGCAGTCAATTCATAGTTCTGTAATGATATATGATTCTTGA
- the LOC104091187 gene encoding protein NODULATION SIGNALING PATHWAY 1-like, with the protein MTIDEPEPNPTSDPISEWLNGTLSYIPSFLDELYSPDDFYGDSWWVPSESIDQERHINNNNNDNNNLTPFNTRFDITTTSTIPLEPIISSHPTPLVSSKKRKGNDSDYNPKASRNNQNHRIKDADDGEAIADQRVPTKKSAGHKKAIHKSAGNNSNNKEGRWAEQLLNPCAVAITAGNQNRVQHLLYVLHELSSLNGDANHRLAARGLQALTHYLSTPCSTSTPSASAGVTTFASTNPKFFKNSLINFNDISPWFRIPNSIANSSILQILEEHDQPQNLHILDIGVSHGVQWPTLLEELTHRSGGPPPLVRLTVITPTIENDQLKNCPFVVGPAGYNFSSQLLAFAKAININLQINRLENYPLQNLDSQVINSSSDETLVICAQFRLHNLKHNSPDERTELLRILKSLEPKGVVLSENNMDCSCNSCRDFATGFSRRVEYMWKFLDSTSVAYKGRESAERRMMEGEAAKALTNMGEMNERKETWCERMRNVGFVREMFGEDAIDGARAVLKKYDSNWEMRVDKKDGCVGLWWKGEPVSFCSLWKIDPRTNESWSSQSNRIKFERSTQLLHMNLIKSTSKSSVQANLD; encoded by the coding sequence ATGACCATTGATGAACCAGAGCCTAATCCCACTTCTGATCCCATCTCAGAGTGGTTAAATGGTACCTTATCATATATTCCATCGTTCCTCGATGAGTTGTATAGCCCAGATGACTTTTACGGGGACTCGTGGTGGGTTCCTAGTGAAAGTATAGACCAAGAACGacatatcaacaacaacaacaacgataataataatCTGACGCCCTTCAACACTAGATTCGACATCACAACCACGAGTACTATCCCTTTGGAGCCGATCATTTCAAGTCACCCTACGCCATTGGTTTCATCCAAGAAAAGGAAAGGAAATGATTCTGATTACAATCCCAAAGCGTCGCGGAATAATCAGAACCATCGGATCAAGGATGCAGATGATGGGGAAGCCATTGCGGACCAAAGGGTGCCAACTAAAAAATCAGCAGGACACAAGAAAGCAATACACAAGTCAGCAGGAAATAATAGTAACAACAAAGAAGGAAGATGGGCAGAGCAGTTACTTAACCCTTGTGCTGTTGCAATCACTGCTGGAAATCAGAATCGCGTGCAGCATTTGTTGTACGTTCTGCATGAGCTTTCCTCACTAAACGGCGATGCCAATCATCGGTTAGCTGCTCGTGGACTCCAGGCGCTAACGCATTATCTTTCTACTCCATGCTCAACCTCAACACCTTCTGCTTCTGCTGGTGTTACTACTTTTGCTTCTACCAATCCAAAGTTCTTCAAAAACTCACTCATCAACTTCAATGACATTAGCCCCTGGTTTCGTATACCCAATAGCATTGCAAACTCCTCAATACTCCAAATTCTTGAGGAACATGATCAACCCCAGAACCTACATATTCTTGATATTGGAGTTTCTCATGGTGTTCAATGGCCAACGTTGCTCGAGGAGTTGACCCATCGATCAGGAGGACCGCCACCATTGGTTCGTTTAACAGTTATTACACCTACCATAGAAAATGATCAACTAAAGAATTGTCCATTTGTGGTTGGTCCAGCTGGTTACAACTTTTCCTCACAACTCCTTGCCTTTGCCAAGGCAATTAACATCAACCTACAAATCAACAGACTGGAGAATTACCCACTTCAGAATCTTGATTCCCAAGTGATAAATTCATCCTCAGATGAAACCTTGGTTATTTGTGCGCAGTTCAGACTCCATAACTTGAAACACAACAGTCCAGACGAGAGGACAGAGTTGTTGAGAATATTGAAGAGTTTGGAGCCGAAAGGAGTGGTTTTGAGTGAGAATAACATGGATTGCAGCTGCAACAGCTGCAGGGACTTTGCAACGGGATTCTCAAGGAGAGTGGAGTACATGTGGAAGTTCTTGGACTCCACTAGTGTAGCTTATAAAGGACGTGAGAGCGCGGAAAGGAGGATGATGGAAGGAGAGGCAGCAAAGGCTTTGACAAACATGGGAGAGATGAACGAGCGAAAGGAGACATGGTGTGAAAGAATGAGAAATGTTGGTTTCGTACGAGAGATGTTTGGAGAGGATGCCATTGATGGAGCTCGGGCAGTGTTGAAGAAGTATGATAGCAACTGGGAGATGAGAGTGGATAAAAAGGATGGCTGTGTGGGTCTGTGGTGGAAAGGAGAACCTGTTTCATTTTGTTCCTTATGGAAGATAGATCCCAGGACAAATGAGAGTTGGAGCAGTCAATCAAATAGAATCAAGTTTGAGAGAAGCACACAGTTGTTACATATGAACCTGATAAAGTCTACAAGCAAATCTAGTGTCCAGGCGAATCTTGATTAA
- the LOC117275510 gene encoding uncharacterized protein, whose product MVFESVKQFRTALQDYVVQRKVQIKLRPNEQHKVRAKYVNSTRCKWHILGSLEGHIWNFIVSSYYHVHKYFRATRNKMANKAWIAKHFKDKIINQPHIKLRKLQDLIKIKYGVYMEKSIYDRTKHQRPTNPSNTFIVKTSKETIPGKEGVCKGELLSCIGKDGKNQMYPVAWAMVEKETKNTWSWFFRCLMHDLQLIESQGEEGLTIISEMQKGLVQSVVELMPNAEHRMCARHIWSNSKQKWEGEERKKSSGAFFKDWSECDYVENNMCETFNSWIMSARRKSIITMLEEIRVKKEQGSGTAGTRNTNVTQGTTAASGSGTTGIRKINHLMLLKEQLNHQLLQVVLGLLVPEILKHLRLQVDLELLLPEILIHQLLQDTGSMRSRILRIFYLVLEEGQELLDFEEDQELLDLCGSRDKVLFASSKIVDDG is encoded by the exons ATGGTTTTTGAAAGTGTTAAACAATTCAGAACTGCTTTGCAAGATTATGTTGTACAAAGAAAAGTTCAAATTAAGTTGAGGCCTAATGAACAACATAAGGTTAGGGCAAAATATGTGAACTCAACAAGATGCAAATGGCATATTTTGGGAAGCTTGGAGGGACACATATGGAATTTCATTGTCAGCAGCTACTATCATGTTCATAAGTATTTCAGAGCAACCAGAAACAAGATGGCTAATAAAGCATGGATAGCTAAACatttcaaggacaagattatcaACCAACCTCACATAAAGCTTAGGAAGTTGCAGGATTTGATTAAGATAAAGTATGGTGTGTATATGGAAAAATCCATCTACGACAGGACTAAACATCAG AGGCCTACAAACCCTAGCAACACTTTTATTGTGAAGACTTCAAAAGAGACAATACCTGGTAAAGAG GGTGTGTGTAAAGGTGAGTTATTATCATGTATTGGTAAAGATGGTAAAAACCAAATGTACCCTGTTGCTTGGGCAATGGTTGAAAAAGAGACAAAGAACACATGGTCATGGTTTTTTAGGTGCCTGATGCATGATTTGCAGCTCATAGAATCCCAAGGTGAAGAAGGGCTGACCATCATTTCTGAAATGCAGAAG GGACTTGTTCAATCTGTGGTTGAGTTGATGCCAAATGCTGAGCACAGAATGTGTGCAAGACACATATGGAGCAACTCGAAACAAAAGTGGGAAGGtgaggaaagaaagaaaagttcTGG AGCATTCTTTAAAGATTGGAGTGAATGTGATTATGTGGAGAACAATATGTGTGAGACTTTTAACAGTTGGATCATGTCTGCTAGGCGCAAGTCTATCATAACTATGTTAGAAGAGATTAGAGTGAAG aAAGAACAAGGATCTGGAACTGCAGGTACTAGAAATACTAATGTTACCCAAGGAACAACTGCTGCAAGTGGTTCTGGAACTACTGGTATCAGAAAAATCAACCATCTCATGCTGCTCAAAGAACAACTAAACCATCAGCTGCTGCAAGTGGTTCTGGGACTGTTGGTACCAGAAATACTCAAACATCTCAGGCTGCAAGTGGATCTGGAACTGCTGCTACCAGAAATACTCATCCATCAGTTGTTGCAA GATACTGGAAGTATGAGATCAAGGATTCTGAGGATATTCTATCTAGTGTTAGAGGAAGGTCAAGAGCTACTTGACTTCGAGGAAGACCAAGAACTGTTGGATTTG TGTGGATCAAGAGATAAGGTACTTTTTGCTTCTTCAAAAATAGTGGATGATGGGTAG